The following is a genomic window from Candidatus Micrarchaeota archaeon.
CAACGATACAATGCATAACCTCTGTTTTTATTCGTGTTTTCTTGGATGGGGAATAGTGCGGACTGAGGACACGGTCGATTATGTCTTCGGCCAATATCGCACTCCACGCCTCATGATTCGACCTGTGAACCGCATTCCCTATATCGTGAAGCAATGAGGATATGTAAACTATAACTTTACCGTCTTCCTCTGTCAATCCGGATTGTTTGCACCAGTTCCATCGATAATGTTCGGCATACGGAAGGGTTAATTCGTAAAGTTTCAATGCATGTTTAGCAACGATCCGTGCGTGCACCGGTCCGTGGTCATTGTATGCCAACCGTGTCATAGTCATTACGTTAGCCATTCTCCACAATGTCTTGAGTTCTCTATCTTTTTCAATATCTGAACGTATTACATCGATCATTTTTTCCATACTATCACGCATCCCCAAATCAACTTGTTAAAAGGAATAGTAGTATTCACCTGTTTCCTTTTGTTTTCTATCTAACACGCTGTTCGGTTTATTAATCTTTGGTCTCAAAGTGTCTTTATCCCTTCTCATAGTTATACCCAGATTTTTCAGAAATGTATTCATCCCTTCACGTTTACTGACCGGTGGGTAGGCGTGTCCGTGAACACTGCTCTCGCCATCGAACACTACTAAATGATCCGATACAAGGTCTATCAGGACGATATCGTGGTCTACTATAAACATACTTCTCTCATCGCTTACATTTCGAACAAGATGGGCAAAATGCATCCTTTGTTCGATGTCTAGAAATGCAGACGGTTCGTCAAATAGGTATAGGTCTGCCTTTTGAGCTAATGCTCCGACGATGGCTACCCTTTGTAGTTCGCCACCACTCAATTCACTGAGCATTCTGTTCATCAAAACTTCTATGTTCATCCTTCTAACCGCTTCGTTGAACACGAACTCGTCTTTGTCGAGCGTATTAAAGAACTCTGAGACAGGCATGTCCTGTTCGATTTGGATGTACTGCGGTTTGTAAGAGACCTTCAATCCTGCTTCATAATCAATGTTGTCAGGTTTGATGATTCCCGCAATCATCTTAACGAACAATGATTTACCGATCGCATTTTTGCCGATTATGCCTATTATTTCACCTTTATGTATCTTTCCAGGTTCCACTTCCATAGAAAAGTTAGGAAATCTCTTGGTCAGTTTTGGATACTCGAGTATTATCTCTTCTGATAATTCTCTGGATTCAGCGCTTTTGTTGAACTTTATCTCAAACTCTCTGAACCTAATGTTCTCGGTTTTCAGATAACCCGTTAAATATTCATTAATACCGTTCCTTGCATTTCTAAGGTGAGATACCACACCGTATGCGTCTTCTTTACCATAAAAGATATATACATAATCAGAGAGATAATCCAGAATTGCAAGGTCATGTTCCACAACCACAACCTGTTTACCGTCGTCCGATAACGATTTGATAAGTCGGCTGATCAGCAACCGTTCTTCGATATCCAGGTACGACGTGGGTTCATCAAAATAGTATACGTCCGCTTCTTTAGACCATGCGGCGGCTATTGCAACGCGTTGTAACTCACCACCGCTCAGATTATCGAGTTTTCTTCCTTCAATCTTGTTCAATCGAAACCGGTCTATGACCGTGTTTGGGTCTTTTCGAGCAGGATGTATAGATTCGATGAGTTCACGTACTGTTCCTTTGAATACCTTTGGCAGAATGTCAACATGTTGAGGTTTATAGGAAAGTTTGATAGAACCTTTGATAAACTGTTTGAAATACATCTGTTGCTCCACTCTTAACCGCGGTATAACTTCTTTCCATGTATACTCTTTGTCATAATCCCCAAAATTCGGTATGATCCTGCCAGAAAGTATCTTAA
Proteins encoded in this region:
- a CDS encoding ribosome biogenesis/translation initiation ATPase RLI, giving the protein MRIAIIDRDKCIRERCGYLCQKYCPGVRMGDETITVDDETRYPVISEILCTGCGICVKKCPTEAITIINLVEEMGNPIYQYGVNSFRLYGIPIPAKDGVTGFVGKNGIGKTTALKILSGRIIPNFGDYDKEYTWKEVIPRLRVEQQMYFKQFIKGSIKLSYKPQHVDILPKVFKGTVRELIESIHPARKDPNTVIDRFRLNKIEGRKLDNLSGGELQRVAIAAAWSKEADVYYFDEPTSYLDIEERLLISRLIKSLSDDGKQVVVVEHDLAILDYLSDYVYIFYGKEDAYGVVSHLRNARNGINEYLTGYLKTENIRFREFEIKFNKSAESRELSEEIILEYPKLTKRFPNFSMEVEPGKIHKGEIIGIIGKNAIGKSLFVKMIAGIIKPDNIDYEAGLKVSYKPQYIQIEQDMPVSEFFNTLDKDEFVFNEAVRRMNIEVLMNRMLSELSGGELQRVAIVGALAQKADLYLFDEPSAFLDIEQRMHFAHLVRNVSDERSMFIVDHDIVLIDLVSDHLVVFDGESSVHGHAYPPVSKREGMNTFLKNLGITMRRDKDTLRPKINKPNSVLDRKQKETGEYYYSF
- a CDS encoding HD domain-containing protein encodes the protein MEKMIDVIRSDIEKDRELKTLWRMANVMTMTRLAYNDHGPVHARIVAKHALKLYELTLPYAEHYRWNWCKQSGLTEEDGKVIVYISSLLHDIGNAVHRSNHEAWSAILAEDIIDRVLSPHYSPSKKTRIKTEVMHCIVAHESLKAITLEASCVKIGDALDMTKGRSRIPIIRGRFSIHSESADSIEEVSIAKSRCKDKVVDITVKMTNPAGVFQIDELLLKRIRDSLLHGHVRIIVKIDDKKTKILST